A section of the Agrococcus sp. SGAir0287 genome encodes:
- a CDS encoding MFS transporter: protein MSSTSTHRVSARERNKVLGAVVVGTTIEWYDFFIYAFMANLVFAQLFFQPAGPDVAAILSLVTIGISFLFRPLGAFLAGHFGDRIGRRPMLVITLLLMGLATTLVGALPTFEQAGIIAPILLMLLRILQGLSAGGEWGGAVLMAIEHAPANRRGLYGSFVQMGVPLGLMLATGILAAIRALFPGDAFLEVGWRIPFFVSIILVVIGFVVRRSVDESPVFQEIKETAQEQSAPIVQVFKRYGLVVLTCAMIFCANNAAGYMTTGGYVQGLASRPVDGTPPGLGFDPVGVQLAAFAGSVSWLVFTFLAGYLSDRIGRKRVYLIGWVVLAIGIVPLFELVYTGVMGVAFATILLGIGLGLTYGAQAAWYAESFPASVRFSGVSIAYAIGAIIGGAFAPTIAQALLQSTGTTWAIVGYLLVTVVVSIVGTLLTKDRTGVPLSVEFEQSGKWAGWRRGDAVEESDLSAVDREAIAQAEALAKR from the coding sequence GTGTCCAGCACATCCACGCACCGCGTCTCGGCGCGCGAGCGCAACAAGGTCCTCGGCGCAGTCGTCGTCGGTACCACGATCGAGTGGTACGACTTCTTCATCTACGCCTTCATGGCGAACCTCGTGTTCGCCCAGCTGTTCTTCCAGCCGGCCGGACCCGACGTGGCGGCGATCCTGTCGCTCGTCACCATCGGCATCTCGTTCCTGTTCCGGCCCCTCGGCGCGTTCCTCGCCGGGCACTTCGGCGACCGGATCGGCCGCCGTCCGATGCTCGTCATCACGCTGCTGCTCATGGGCCTCGCGACGACGCTCGTCGGCGCGCTGCCGACGTTCGAGCAGGCGGGCATCATCGCGCCGATCCTGCTCATGCTGCTGCGCATCCTGCAGGGCCTCTCGGCGGGCGGCGAGTGGGGCGGCGCCGTGCTCATGGCCATCGAGCACGCACCGGCGAACCGCCGTGGCCTCTACGGCTCGTTCGTGCAGATGGGCGTGCCCCTCGGGCTCATGCTCGCCACCGGCATCCTCGCGGCGATCCGCGCCCTCTTCCCGGGCGACGCCTTCCTCGAGGTCGGCTGGCGCATCCCGTTCTTCGTCTCGATCATCCTCGTCGTCATCGGCTTCGTCGTGCGCCGCTCGGTCGACGAGTCGCCCGTGTTCCAGGAGATCAAGGAGACGGCGCAGGAGCAGTCGGCGCCCATCGTGCAGGTCTTCAAGCGCTACGGCCTCGTCGTGCTGACGTGCGCCATGATCTTCTGCGCCAACAACGCCGCCGGCTACATGACGACCGGCGGCTACGTGCAGGGCCTGGCCTCGCGACCCGTCGACGGCACGCCTCCCGGCCTCGGATTCGACCCCGTCGGCGTGCAGCTCGCGGCGTTCGCAGGCTCGGTGTCGTGGCTCGTCTTCACCTTCCTCGCCGGCTACCTCTCCGACCGCATCGGTCGCAAGCGCGTCTACCTCATCGGCTGGGTCGTGCTCGCGATCGGCATCGTGCCGCTGTTCGAGCTCGTCTACACCGGCGTCATGGGCGTCGCGTTCGCGACGATCCTGCTCGGCATCGGCCTCGGCCTCACCTACGGCGCGCAGGCGGCCTGGTACGCCGAGTCGTTCCCGGCATCGGTGCGCTTCTCGGGCGTCTCGATCGCCTACGCGATCGGCGCCATCATCGGTGGCGCGTTCGCGCCGACCATCGCGCAGGCGCTGCTGCAGTCGACCGGCACGACGTGGGCGATCGTGGGCTACCTGCTCGTGACCGTCGTCGTCTCGATCGTCGGCACGCTGCTGACGAAGGACCGCACGGGCGTGCCGCTGTCGGTCGAGTTCGAGCAGTCGGGCAAGTGGGCCGGCTGGCGCCGCGGCGACGCCGTCGAGGAGTCCGACCTGTCGGCCGTCGACCGCGAGGCCATCGCGCAGGCGGAGGCGCTCGCGAAGCGCTGA
- a CDS encoding RimK family alpha-L-glutamate ligase — MRLAILSRAPRAYSTRRLRAAAADRGHDVKVLNTLRFAIDLSGDEPDLQFRGRQLRDYDAILPRIGNSITYFGTAVVRQFEQMDVYTPNTANGITNSRDKLRATQILARHDIGMPATTFVRDRNDVIPAIERVGGAPVVLKLLEGTQGIGVILAPTMKVAEAIIETLQSTRQQVLIQRFVAESRGRDIRALVVGDRVVAAMRRVAQGDEFRSNVHRGGSVEAVTLDAEYERVAVRAAQIMGLKVAGVDMLEGADGPLVMEVNSSPGLEGIERATNLDIAGAIVDYIADQVAFPQIDVRERLSVSTGYGVAELVVHGDADIVGRTIRESGLFERDITVLTVHRGTSVIPNAKGREVLQAEDRLLCFGRLEEMRSMIPERPKRRKRVKRLPKDAMQELQED, encoded by the coding sequence ATGAGGCTCGCGATCCTCTCCCGCGCCCCGCGCGCCTACTCGACGCGTCGACTGCGCGCCGCCGCAGCCGATCGCGGGCACGACGTCAAGGTGCTCAACACGCTGCGCTTCGCGATCGACCTCTCGGGCGACGAGCCCGACCTGCAGTTCCGGGGACGCCAGCTGCGCGACTACGACGCGATCCTGCCGCGCATCGGCAACTCGATCACGTACTTCGGCACCGCCGTCGTGCGGCAGTTCGAGCAGATGGACGTGTACACGCCGAACACCGCGAACGGCATCACGAACTCGCGCGACAAGCTGCGCGCGACCCAGATCCTCGCGCGCCACGACATCGGGATGCCCGCGACGACGTTCGTGCGCGACCGCAACGACGTGATCCCCGCGATCGAGCGCGTCGGCGGCGCGCCCGTCGTGCTGAAGCTGCTCGAGGGCACGCAGGGCATCGGCGTCATCCTCGCGCCCACGATGAAGGTCGCGGAGGCGATCATCGAGACGCTGCAGTCGACGCGGCAGCAGGTGCTCATCCAGCGCTTCGTCGCCGAGTCGCGCGGCCGCGACATCCGCGCGCTCGTCGTCGGCGACCGGGTGGTCGCGGCGATGCGGCGCGTGGCGCAGGGCGACGAGTTCCGCTCGAACGTGCACCGCGGCGGATCCGTGGAGGCCGTGACGCTCGACGCCGAGTACGAGCGCGTCGCCGTGCGGGCCGCGCAGATCATGGGCCTCAAGGTCGCGGGCGTCGACATGCTCGAGGGCGCCGACGGACCGCTCGTCATGGAGGTCAACTCCTCCCCCGGCCTCGAGGGCATCGAGCGTGCGACGAACCTCGACATCGCCGGCGCGATCGTCGACTACATCGCCGACCAGGTCGCCTTCCCGCAGATCGACGTGCGCGAGCGCCTGTCGGTCTCGACCGGCTACGGCGTCGCCGAGCTCGTCGTGCACGGCGACGCCGACATCGTCGGGCGCACGATCCGCGAGTCGGGCCTGTTCGAACGCGACATCACGGTGCTCACCGTGCACCGAGGCACGTCCGTCATCCCGAACGCGAAGGGCCGCGAGGTGCTGCAGGCGGAGGACCGCCTGCTGTGCTTCGGCCGCCTCGAGGAGATGCGCTCGATGATCCCCGAGCGGCCGAAGCGCCGCAAGCGCGTGAAGCGCCTGCCGAAGGACGCCATGCAGGAGCTGCAGGAGGACTGA
- a CDS encoding ATP-dependent zinc protease family protein, whose translation MTADHPASPVAAGWREWVGLPAFGIEHVKAKLDTGARSSALHAFDLDEHVVDGVERVRFAIHPWQRSTADSVHVDVPVHDRRVVRSSNGTEQERIVILAELHLLDRTIATEMTLTRRDEMGFRMLVGREALRQGFLVDASRSYLGGRPSRDVRARNRGRGDA comes from the coding sequence ATGACCGCCGACCATCCTGCCAGCCCCGTCGCGGCCGGCTGGCGCGAGTGGGTGGGCCTGCCGGCGTTCGGCATCGAGCACGTCAAGGCGAAGCTCGACACGGGCGCGCGCTCGTCGGCGCTGCACGCCTTCGACCTGGACGAGCACGTCGTCGACGGCGTCGAGCGGGTGCGCTTCGCGATCCATCCGTGGCAGCGGTCGACGGCCGACTCGGTGCACGTCGACGTGCCCGTGCACGATCGTCGCGTCGTGCGCTCGTCGAACGGCACCGAGCAGGAGCGCATCGTGATCCTCGCCGAGCTGCACCTGCTCGACCGCACGATCGCGACGGAGATGACGCTCACGCGCCGCGACGAGATGGGCTTCCGCATGCTCGTGGGCCGCGAGGCGCTGCGCCAGGGGTTCCTCGTCGACGCGTCGCGCTCGTACCTCGGCGGCCGTCCGTCGCGCGACGTGCGTGCGCGCAACCGGGGCCGCGGCGATGCGTGA
- a CDS encoding succinylglutamate desuccinylase/aspartoacylase family protein — MRESFAIGTVRVRAGQRQEVELPITRLVTGGDAGLPVLVVHGREPGPTVWVDAAIHGDEVLGVEVVRQVLSAVSPRTLRGTLLAVPVVNVLGFMAGERYLPDGRDLNRSFPGSARGSLASRIAHLLMTEVVAKCDVGIDLHTASARRANLPQIRADLEDAETRRLAEAFGAPVMLHARLRDGSLRQAAREAGAKVLLFEAGEAMRFDAEPIAAGVAGVLRVLAALDMLDAESTDDEPPIACWSSAWVRARGSGILQMEVDLGAQVEDGQRLGRIADAFGSNGRIVRADRDGIVVGLTRAPIVHAGDALVHVATPGE, encoded by the coding sequence ATGCGTGAGTCGTTCGCGATCGGCACCGTGCGCGTCCGGGCCGGTCAGCGGCAGGAGGTCGAGCTGCCGATCACGCGGCTCGTGACCGGCGGCGACGCGGGGCTGCCCGTGCTCGTCGTGCACGGCCGCGAGCCCGGCCCGACGGTGTGGGTCGACGCGGCGATCCACGGCGACGAGGTGCTCGGCGTCGAGGTCGTGCGCCAGGTGCTCTCCGCCGTGTCGCCGAGGACGCTGCGGGGCACGCTGCTCGCGGTCCCCGTCGTCAACGTGCTCGGCTTCATGGCCGGCGAGCGGTACCTGCCCGACGGCCGCGACCTCAACCGCTCGTTCCCCGGCTCGGCGCGCGGCTCGCTCGCGAGTCGCATCGCCCACCTGCTCATGACCGAGGTCGTCGCGAAGTGCGACGTCGGCATCGACCTGCACACGGCATCGGCGCGGCGCGCGAACCTCCCGCAGATCCGCGCCGACCTCGAGGATGCCGAGACGCGCCGGCTCGCGGAGGCGTTCGGCGCGCCCGTCATGCTCCACGCGCGGCTGCGCGACGGCTCGCTGCGGCAGGCGGCGCGCGAGGCGGGCGCGAAGGTGCTGCTCTTCGAGGCGGGCGAGGCCATGCGCTTCGACGCCGAGCCCATCGCGGCCGGCGTCGCCGGCGTGCTGCGCGTGCTCGCCGCCCTCGACATGCTCGACGCGGAGTCGACCGACGACGAGCCACCGATCGCCTGCTGGTCGAGCGCCTGGGTGCGCGCCCGCGGCTCCGGCATCCTGCAGATGGAGGTCGACCTGGGCGCGCAGGTCGAGGACGGCCAGCGCCTCGGCCGGATCGCGGATGCGTTCGGCAGCAACGGACGCATCGTGCGCGCCGATCGCGACGGCATCGTCGTCGGGCTGACGCGCGCGCCGATCGTCCATGCCGGCGACGCGCTCGTGCACGTCGCGACGCCGGGGGAGTGA
- a CDS encoding FUSC family protein, whose product MARGPLHHARGVLGESVRVAPAPGAHRVAIRGATVLAVALGVLLALDRLDLGIAAAFGAFASIYGGRRPTPTRWRMQAWMGALLTTTAALGALVGQMPWRTWLAIALVGVVAGLATWASDAQGWRPPGPFFLVFAAGACSAVPFALADVPLVPVVAASTAALAVALGALEQVVLPTRAPAPPAPPRDPMLRWQVARAVVAVVVAGLLATLAVGRLPGADHPYWAMLAASVAFAVPHAHGQLARGIQRVVGTALGLGVAWLLLSASLSPVATIAVVVVLQLVIELVIGWNYAVGLVAITPLALLLVHLAAPVPIDGLLLSRLVETVLGVAVAAVAIVTIRPWRRPS is encoded by the coding sequence GTGGCGCGCGGGCCGCTGCATCACGCGCGCGGCGTCCTCGGCGAGAGCGTGCGCGTCGCGCCTGCGCCCGGCGCGCACCGTGTCGCGATCCGCGGTGCGACGGTGCTCGCCGTCGCGCTCGGCGTGCTGCTGGCGCTCGATCGGCTCGACCTCGGCATCGCGGCGGCGTTCGGCGCCTTCGCGTCGATCTACGGCGGCCGGCGGCCGACGCCGACGCGGTGGCGCATGCAGGCGTGGATGGGCGCGCTGCTCACGACGACGGCCGCGCTCGGCGCCCTCGTCGGCCAGATGCCGTGGCGCACCTGGCTCGCGATCGCGCTCGTCGGCGTCGTCGCCGGGCTCGCGACATGGGCGTCGGATGCGCAGGGCTGGCGGCCGCCCGGGCCGTTCTTCCTCGTCTTCGCTGCCGGTGCGTGCTCGGCCGTGCCGTTCGCACTCGCCGACGTGCCGCTCGTGCCCGTCGTCGCGGCGTCGACGGCTGCGCTCGCGGTCGCGCTCGGCGCCCTCGAGCAGGTCGTGCTGCCCACCAGGGCGCCGGCTCCGCCCGCGCCACCGCGCGATCCGATGCTGCGCTGGCAGGTCGCCCGGGCCGTCGTCGCAGTCGTGGTGGCGGGGCTGCTCGCGACGCTCGCCGTCGGCAGGCTGCCGGGCGCCGACCATCCGTACTGGGCGATGCTCGCCGCCTCCGTCGCCTTCGCGGTGCCGCATGCGCACGGCCAGCTCGCGCGCGGCATCCAGCGCGTCGTCGGCACCGCGCTCGGCCTCGGCGTCGCCTGGCTGCTGCTGTCGGCGAGCCTGTCGCCCGTCGCGACGATCGCGGTCGTCGTCGTGCTGCAGCTCGTCATCGAGCTCGTGATCGGCTGGAACTACGCGGTCGGGCTCGTCGCGATCACGCCACTCGCGCTGCTGCTCGTGCATCTCGCCGCGCCGGTGCCCATCGACGGACTGCTGCTGTCGCGGCTCGTCGAGACGGTGCTCGGCGTGGCCGTCGCAGCGGTCGCGATCGTGACGATCCGCCCCTGGCGCCGCCCGTCCTGA
- a CDS encoding type 1 glutamine amidotransferase, which yields MRPLRIVHLYPHEMNIYGDTGNVVVLRRRLEWRDLPVEIVPVGVGDDLPGDVDLILGGGGQDAAQGEIGEDFQRRGPELRAAAADGVVMLAICGAYQLLGHEFNTSAGTRIPGVGVLDVVTNGSGTRLIGNHAVDSEWGRLVGYENHSGLTTLGGEATPLARTVPGRGNDGKDGTEGCVQGNVFGTYLHGPVLAKSPRFADELLRRALTRRGDSGDLAPLDDALALQAAEVAAKRPR from the coding sequence ATGAGGCCGCTGCGCATCGTGCACCTGTATCCGCACGAGATGAACATCTACGGCGACACCGGCAACGTCGTCGTGCTGCGGAGGCGGCTCGAGTGGCGCGATCTGCCCGTCGAGATCGTGCCCGTCGGGGTCGGCGACGACCTGCCCGGCGACGTGGACCTCATCCTCGGCGGCGGCGGTCAGGATGCGGCGCAGGGCGAGATCGGCGAGGACTTCCAGCGACGCGGGCCCGAGCTGCGCGCCGCGGCCGCCGACGGCGTCGTCATGCTGGCGATCTGCGGCGCGTACCAGCTGCTCGGCCACGAGTTCAACACCTCCGCCGGCACGCGCATCCCGGGCGTCGGCGTGCTCGACGTCGTCACGAACGGCTCCGGCACCCGGCTCATCGGCAACCACGCCGTCGACTCCGAGTGGGGTCGGCTCGTCGGCTACGAGAACCACTCGGGACTCACGACCCTCGGCGGCGAGGCGACGCCGCTCGCGCGCACCGTGCCCGGCCGCGGCAACGACGGCAAGGACGGGACGGAGGGCTGCGTGCAGGGCAACGTGTTCGGCACCTACCTGCACGGCCCGGTGCTCGCGAAGAGCCCGCGCTTCGCGGACGAGCTGCTCCGCCGAGCGCTGACGCGCCGCGGCGACTCGGGCGACCTCGCCCCGCTCGACGACGCGCTCGCGCTGCAGGCCGCGGAGGTCGCGGCGAAGCGACCGCGCTGA
- a CDS encoding DUF1727 domain-containing protein, producing MAMLPVVTGKLALAGLRLLGRSGNALPGLVVERLFPRYLARTLAALPHGVVVVSGTNGKTTTTKMVAEILRQRFRVLTNDTGSNFVRGTIGAAVSSSTWTGRLDADVAVFELDEAHAVRFVERYRPERVLLLNVMRDQLDRFGEIDHTARLLQRVASAATVAVGLNRDDARIAAIASAIDAQPVWYQVAEELRHLFPTDEELYGGGSRAARASDGAAAELVAWDAEGTTIRIGETQQTFPLRASGAHNAQNATAAAAIASTFDLSPDDIFQGLRAVEPAFGRGQSFEIDGRDVSLHLVKNPAGFRQSLAAARVEDPARICIVINDDDADGRDVSWLWDVDFTGLADGVPVSTAGVRAADMAVRLRYDGVEAAAVDAALAPAVDRALTATRPGERLLIFSTYTAMWGLHRHLVARAKEVRA from the coding sequence ATGGCGATGCTCCCCGTGGTGACCGGCAAGCTCGCCCTCGCGGGCCTGAGACTGCTCGGCCGCAGCGGCAACGCCCTGCCGGGTCTCGTCGTCGAGCGCCTGTTCCCGCGCTACCTCGCGCGGACGCTCGCGGCGCTGCCGCACGGCGTGGTCGTCGTGTCCGGCACGAACGGCAAGACCACGACCACGAAGATGGTCGCCGAGATCCTCCGGCAGCGCTTCCGCGTCCTCACGAACGACACGGGCTCGAACTTCGTGCGCGGCACGATCGGCGCCGCCGTGTCGTCGTCGACGTGGACCGGGCGGCTCGACGCCGACGTGGCCGTGTTCGAGCTCGACGAGGCGCACGCCGTGCGGTTCGTCGAGCGCTACCGCCCCGAGCGCGTGCTGCTGCTCAACGTCATGCGCGACCAGCTCGACCGGTTCGGCGAGATCGATCACACCGCTCGGCTGCTGCAGCGAGTCGCGAGCGCCGCGACCGTCGCCGTCGGCCTCAACCGCGACGACGCCCGCATCGCCGCCATCGCCTCCGCTATCGACGCGCAGCCCGTCTGGTACCAGGTCGCCGAGGAGCTGCGGCACCTCTTCCCCACCGATGAGGAGCTGTACGGCGGTGGCTCGCGTGCGGCCCGCGCCTCCGACGGCGCCGCCGCAGAGCTCGTCGCGTGGGACGCCGAGGGCACGACCATCCGCATCGGCGAGACGCAGCAGACGTTCCCGCTGCGCGCGTCCGGCGCCCACAATGCGCAGAACGCGACGGCTGCCGCCGCGATCGCGAGCACGTTCGACCTCTCCCCCGACGACATCTTCCAGGGCCTCCGCGCCGTCGAGCCCGCATTCGGTCGCGGGCAGTCGTTCGAGATCGACGGGCGCGACGTCTCGCTGCACCTCGTGAAGAACCCCGCGGGCTTCCGGCAGTCGCTCGCCGCCGCCCGCGTCGAGGATCCCGCCCGCATCTGCATCGTCATCAACGACGACGACGCCGACGGCCGCGACGTGTCGTGGCTGTGGGACGTCGACTTCACCGGCCTCGCCGACGGCGTCCCGGTGTCGACGGCCGGCGTCCGCGCCGCCGACATGGCGGTGCGCCTGCGCTACGACGGCGTCGAGGCGGCCGCGGTCGACGCCGCGCTCGCGCCGGCCGTCGACCGCGCGCTGACCGCGACGCGTCCGGGCGAGCGCCTGCTGATCTTCTCGACCTACACCGCGATGTGGGGGCTGCACCGGCACCTCGTCGCCCGCGCGAAGGAGGTGCGCGCATGA
- a CDS encoding sulfite exporter TauE/SafE family protein — protein sequence MEWTFLVALVALAIGALAQRTVGMGFGLVVTPTMVLAVGPIEAVLVVNAFGVVTCAMIIGRVWRDVDWRGLAWLVLPAIALTIPGILLAQAADADVLKVAVGVLALVGVAVSAGFASTERALDGAPLRLGTGALVGVLNSSVGLGAPVIGMFAILSRWDHRVFAATMQPFWILLSLSTVIARQVVAPGGAPPWSWWMWLVAVVPVLLGVVVGERVAARIDQRTARRAVIAFSLLSGIAVLVTGIVGLVA from the coding sequence GTGGAGTGGACGTTCCTCGTCGCGCTCGTCGCGCTCGCCATCGGCGCGCTCGCGCAGCGCACGGTCGGCATGGGCTTCGGCCTCGTCGTGACGCCGACGATGGTGCTCGCCGTCGGGCCGATCGAGGCCGTGCTCGTCGTCAACGCCTTCGGCGTCGTCACGTGCGCCATGATCATCGGTCGCGTCTGGCGCGACGTCGACTGGCGCGGCCTCGCGTGGCTCGTGCTGCCTGCGATCGCGCTCACGATCCCGGGCATCCTGCTCGCGCAGGCCGCGGACGCCGACGTGCTCAAGGTCGCCGTCGGCGTGCTCGCCCTCGTGGGCGTCGCGGTCTCGGCCGGCTTCGCCTCGACCGAGCGCGCCCTCGACGGCGCGCCCCTGCGCCTCGGCACCGGCGCGCTCGTCGGGGTGCTGAACTCGAGCGTCGGCCTCGGCGCGCCCGTCATCGGCATGTTCGCGATCCTGTCGCGCTGGGACCACCGGGTCTTCGCCGCGACGATGCAGCCGTTCTGGATCCTGCTGAGCCTCTCGACGGTGATCGCGCGCCAGGTCGTCGCGCCGGGCGGCGCCCCGCCGTGGTCGTGGTGGATGTGGCTCGTCGCGGTCGTGCCCGTGCTGCTCGGCGTCGTCGTCGGCGAGCGCGTCGCCGCGCGCATCGACCAGCGCACCGCACGTCGCGCGGTCATCGCGTTCTCGCTGCTGTCCGGCATCGCCGTGCTCGTGACGGGCATCGTCGGGCTCGTCGCCTGA
- a CDS encoding IclR family transcriptional regulator, with protein MAEQLAGAQTLSRGLRALEILAERSPLTIQQLSEELGVHRSIAYRIVRTLEAHRLVVRDAGGRLELGAQLAVLAQSVDRDLRGAALPHLTALAQATGCTAFVAVQDGDDVVTLVSVESRGARASVAQRPGTRHPLALGAPGIALQTMLSQPEWAALGHDDAMRAEVALAAERGFATSSDEVVPGLSGVAAPIRHPLPPRAAVGVVTVGAADLDALGAASAEAARAIAADLG; from the coding sequence ATGGCCGAGCAGCTCGCAGGAGCCCAGACCCTCTCGCGCGGGCTGCGCGCGCTCGAGATCCTCGCCGAGCGGTCGCCGCTGACGATCCAGCAGCTGAGCGAGGAGCTCGGCGTGCACCGATCGATCGCGTACCGCATCGTGCGCACGCTCGAGGCGCATCGGCTCGTCGTGCGCGACGCGGGCGGTCGGCTCGAGCTCGGCGCGCAGCTCGCGGTGCTCGCGCAGTCCGTCGACCGCGACCTGCGCGGCGCGGCGCTCCCCCACCTCACCGCGCTCGCACAGGCGACGGGATGCACGGCATTCGTGGCGGTGCAGGACGGCGACGACGTCGTGACGCTCGTGAGCGTGGAGTCGCGCGGCGCCCGCGCCTCGGTGGCGCAGCGGCCCGGCACCCGGCATCCGCTCGCCCTCGGCGCACCCGGCATCGCGCTGCAGACGATGCTGTCGCAGCCCGAGTGGGCGGCCCTCGGCCACGACGACGCCATGCGCGCGGAGGTCGCGCTCGCCGCCGAGCGCGGGTTCGCGACGAGCTCCGACGAGGTCGTGCCGGGGCTCTCGGGCGTCGCCGCCCCCATCCGGCATCCGCTGCCGCCGCGCGCCGCCGTCGGCGTGGTCACGGTCGGCGCCGCCGACCTCGACGCGCTCGGCGCAGCCTCCGCCGAGGCTGCGCGCGCCATCGCGGCGGACCTCGGCTGA
- a CDS encoding TetR/AcrR family transcriptional regulator, producing the protein MARNDGRRRALGDAGLAILAREGARGLTHRAVDAEADVPVGTTSNYCRSRAQLVALLVARIGERLAPDPDVQAALAARAPDRDRFAAHVREIVARLTASRETTLALLELRLEAARRPEVAEALGGWMRDGFAGDVAFNAAAGLPGGAFEIALLHYAIDGLMLDRLTTSIDPGIDVDAAVDALVDRLLPESP; encoded by the coding sequence GTGGCACGGAACGATGGTCGGCGACGTGCGCTCGGCGACGCGGGGCTCGCGATCCTCGCGCGAGAGGGGGCCCGCGGCCTCACGCATCGGGCCGTCGACGCAGAGGCGGACGTCCCCGTCGGCACGACCTCCAACTACTGCCGGAGCCGCGCGCAGCTCGTGGCGCTGCTCGTCGCGCGCATCGGCGAGCGCCTCGCACCCGACCCGGACGTGCAGGCCGCGCTCGCCGCACGCGCCCCCGATCGAGATCGCTTCGCCGCGCACGTCCGCGAGATCGTCGCACGCCTCACCGCATCCCGCGAGACGACCCTCGCACTGCTCGAGCTGCGCCTGGAGGCCGCCCGTCGGCCCGAGGTCGCGGAGGCGCTGGGCGGATGGATGCGAGACGGCTTCGCCGGCGACGTCGCGTTCAACGCCGCGGCGGGCCTGCCCGGCGGGGCGTTCGAGATCGCGCTGCTGCACTATGCGATCGACGGCCTCATGCTCGACCGGCTCACGACGTCCATCGATCCGGGCATCGACGTCGACGCCGCCGTCGACGCGCTCGTCGATCGGCTGCTGCCCGAATCCCCGTGA
- a CDS encoding dihydrofolate reductase family protein, with product MRELTYLVATSLDGCIASPDGAFDAFPVSGDHMAAVVDDYADTLPIHAQRALGVRPERSRFDTVVMGWRTLEPALAIGVASPYPHLRQVVATRRERDVDAAIETTDDPIATVRALKRESGTGIWLAGGGELAGALLPEIDRLVLKVNPIAFGSGIRLLGDAPYDPTAFERVAVRAFDSGVTILELVRAR from the coding sequence GTGCGCGAGCTCACCTACCTCGTCGCGACGAGCCTCGACGGCTGCATCGCGAGCCCCGACGGCGCGTTCGACGCCTTCCCGGTCTCGGGCGACCACATGGCCGCGGTCGTGGACGACTACGCCGACACGCTGCCGATCCACGCGCAGCGGGCGCTCGGCGTGCGCCCGGAACGCTCGCGCTTCGACACGGTCGTCATGGGCTGGCGCACGCTCGAGCCCGCGCTCGCGATCGGCGTCGCGAGCCCGTATCCGCACCTGCGCCAGGTCGTCGCGACCCGACGCGAGCGCGACGTGGATGCGGCGATCGAGACCACGGACGACCCGATCGCGACCGTGCGCGCGCTCAAGCGCGAGTCGGGCACGGGCATCTGGCTCGCCGGCGGCGGCGAGCTGGCCGGCGCCCTCCTGCCCGAGATCGACCGCCTCGTGCTCAAGGTCAACCCGATCGCGTTCGGCTCCGGCATCCGCCTCCTCGGCGACGCCCCCTACGATCCGACGGCGTTCGAGCGCGTGGCCGTGCGTGCGTTCGACTCGGGCGTGACGATCCTCGAGCTCGTGCGAGCCCGCTGA
- a CDS encoding MBL fold metallo-hydrolase: MEITKHVHACLVLRKGDEALVVDPGMLTPDFDVDGLVGIVVTHEHADHWTPEHLRRLQDASGGVPIVAPAGVAAAASDFDVDVVGPGDERTLGSFALRFFGGRHAEIHSSIPLVDNVGVMVDDALYYPGDSFAVPDRPVELLATPCGAPWLKIGEAMDFVLDVAPRRTFATHEQPISSFGRQMADDRIRWAVEQGGGEHHVVEPGTVLTV, translated from the coding sequence ATGGAGATCACGAAGCACGTGCACGCCTGCCTCGTCCTGCGCAAGGGCGACGAGGCGCTCGTCGTCGACCCCGGGATGCTGACGCCCGACTTCGACGTCGACGGCCTCGTCGGCATCGTCGTGACCCACGAGCACGCCGACCACTGGACGCCCGAGCATCTGCGACGCCTGCAGGATGCGTCGGGCGGCGTGCCGATCGTCGCGCCGGCGGGGGTCGCGGCCGCCGCATCCGACTTCGACGTCGACGTCGTCGGCCCCGGCGACGAGCGCACGCTCGGGTCGTTCGCGCTGCGCTTCTTCGGCGGTCGCCACGCCGAGATCCACTCGTCGATCCCGCTCGTGGACAACGTCGGCGTCATGGTCGACGACGCGCTCTACTACCCGGGTGACTCCTTCGCGGTGCCGGACCGCCCCGTCGAGCTGCTCGCGACACCCTGCGGGGCGCCGTGGCTGAAGATCGGGGAGGCCATGGACTTCGTGCTCGATGTGGCTCCTCGACGCACGTTCGCGACCCACGAGCAGCCGATCTCGAGCTTCGGCCGCCAGATGGCTGACGACCGCATCCGCTGGGCCGTCGAGCAGGGCGGCGGCGAGCACCACGTCGTCGAGCCCGGCACCGTGCTCACGGTCTGA